From one Leifsonia sp. Root1293 genomic stretch:
- a CDS encoding D-alanyl-D-alanine carboxypeptidase/D-alanyl-D-alanine-endopeptidase, with product MTETDAPSTPATPARGGLFRSHRRGWTIAGSAVAIALLAGTALASGAAAGSPAPSATQKAAASATPSATPTPTPDPRATPAAAVPASRLRTCSVTDLASDGRLASMQAQVLNAATGEVLFDRGGTTPSRAASVMKVLTTAAALKVLGPDYRATTTVVKGAEPGSAVLVGGGDLTLSRLPSGETSAYEGAAHLDDLANQVRTAWAADPSNPPLTTLILDSTLFTGPDWQPSWDTKEQYDGYMSRVTALQVDGDRDDPYSNTSARSDDPIGRAGQAFADQLGGIQTIELGTAPAGAAALGSVQSAPVSTLVQQSLIVSDNTIAEMLARLTAVTAGTGSDFSAIQPAVVAALDSYGVDTAGIVVVDGSGLSDDNAIPPSYLTRLFVKINAREANLGVIADGLPVAGRSGSLSYSDRFTGEASVADGSVFAKTGWIDTGYTLSGIIAAADGTPLTFAVYALGDVTEDAKTAIDLLTAGFYSCGDNLSNN from the coding sequence ATGACTGAAACGGATGCACCGAGCACACCGGCCACTCCGGCCAGGGGTGGGCTCTTCCGATCCCACCGACGCGGGTGGACGATCGCAGGCAGTGCCGTCGCGATCGCTCTGCTCGCAGGCACCGCCCTCGCCTCCGGCGCTGCAGCGGGCAGCCCGGCGCCCTCGGCGACTCAGAAGGCAGCGGCATCCGCGACCCCGTCCGCCACGCCGACGCCGACCCCGGATCCGCGAGCCACGCCTGCCGCTGCCGTACCGGCCAGCCGGTTGCGCACCTGCTCGGTGACCGATCTCGCCTCCGACGGCCGCCTCGCCTCGATGCAGGCCCAGGTGCTGAACGCCGCGACGGGCGAGGTGCTGTTCGACCGCGGCGGCACCACTCCCTCCCGCGCGGCGAGTGTCATGAAGGTGCTCACGACCGCCGCAGCGCTCAAGGTGCTCGGTCCCGACTACAGGGCGACGACCACCGTCGTGAAGGGCGCCGAGCCCGGTTCGGCCGTGCTCGTCGGAGGCGGCGACCTCACCCTCTCACGGTTGCCGTCGGGCGAGACGTCGGCCTACGAGGGCGCCGCGCATCTGGACGACCTCGCGAACCAGGTGCGCACGGCCTGGGCTGCCGACCCGTCCAACCCGCCCCTCACCACCCTCATCCTGGACTCGACGTTGTTCACGGGCCCCGACTGGCAGCCGAGCTGGGACACCAAGGAGCAGTACGACGGCTACATGTCGCGCGTCACCGCTCTGCAGGTCGACGGCGACCGTGACGACCCGTACAGCAACACCTCGGCACGCAGCGACGACCCCATCGGCCGAGCCGGCCAGGCATTCGCCGACCAGCTCGGCGGCATCCAGACCATCGAGCTCGGAACGGCGCCGGCCGGTGCAGCGGCCCTCGGAAGCGTGCAGTCCGCTCCCGTGTCCACCCTGGTGCAGCAGTCGCTCATCGTCTCCGACAACACCATCGCTGAGATGCTCGCGCGGCTCACCGCCGTCACGGCCGGGACGGGAAGCGATTTCTCGGCCATCCAGCCGGCTGTCGTCGCGGCACTCGACAGCTACGGCGTCGACACCGCCGGGATCGTCGTCGTCGACGGCTCCGGGCTGTCCGACGACAACGCGATCCCGCCGTCGTACCTCACGCGCCTGTTCGTGAAGATCAATGCCCGCGAAGCGAACCTCGGCGTCATCGCCGACGGCCTGCCCGTCGCCGGTCGCTCGGGTTCCCTCTCCTACAGCGACAGGTTCACGGGCGAGGCATCCGTCGCCGATGGCTCCGTGTTCGCCAAGACCGGCTGGATCGACACCGGGTACACCCTCTCCGGGATCATCGCGGCGGCTGACGGGACCCCGCTCACCTTCGCCGTCTACGCGCTCGGCGATGTGACGGAAGACGCCAAGACCGCAATCGACCTGCTCACGGCCGGCTTCTACAGCTGCGGCGACAACCTCTCCAACAACTGA